In a genomic window of Mageeibacillus indolicus UPII9-5:
- a CDS encoding ABC transporter substrate-binding protein, protein MGKKMGRRVLSSLTITAMTVVALLASTGCGMSENTPAGESKSTVQNVARTKSETDILRTNMISEPDSLDPWKSAASDTSAVMQNVFEGLLRYDTDAKILPGLAQSWNLSDDRLTYTFQLNKGVKFHNDHDLTAEDVVYTYQHLAGLDGNKAVAVRYSQIAAVKAINDYEVAITLKKPSAQFPALAAMGMILPKGYDKQAEHPIGTGPYKFVSYTPGQKIVLAKNEAYFDQTRAAKIPKVEIHVIHDQATVISALQSGQLDLARLMSFNSLDVLNKDFNIMKSPSNMVQLLGLNNSVTPLNKLEVRQAINYAIDKKAVIDGVFSGFATELHSNFSPVMKEYYNERLDAYYPYDPEKAKDLLQKAGLLNGFTLNIKVPSNYTMHMDAAQIIAEQLSAVGIKAKIIPVEWATWLEEVNSKANYEATVISLTGKLDPADVLGRFSTSYKRNFTKFRNKEFDELIDRASTESDNEKRVEMYRECQEILAKEAGSVFICDPNIVMAVRKDIQGYKFYPVSFLDLAAISYAGK, encoded by the coding sequence ATGGGTAAAAAGATGGGTAGAAGAGTTTTGAGTTCGCTGACGATAACGGCAATGACCGTTGTTGCGTTACTTGCGTCAACTGGGTGTGGCATGAGTGAAAATACGCCGGCAGGTGAATCTAAATCTACGGTGCAAAATGTTGCGAGGACTAAGTCTGAAACTGATATATTACGAACCAATATGATATCGGAACCTGACAGCCTTGATCCATGGAAATCAGCAGCTTCCGATACCTCAGCCGTAATGCAAAATGTTTTTGAGGGTTTATTGCGTTATGATACCGATGCCAAAATTTTGCCGGGACTTGCCCAATCATGGAACCTCAGCGATGACCGTTTAACGTATACTTTTCAATTGAATAAAGGTGTCAAATTTCATAATGATCATGATTTAACCGCTGAAGATGTTGTGTATACTTATCAACATTTAGCCGGCTTGGATGGGAATAAAGCAGTGGCCGTACGTTATTCACAAATAGCTGCTGTTAAAGCAATTAATGACTATGAAGTGGCCATAACTTTAAAAAAACCGTCCGCTCAATTTCCCGCTCTTGCTGCAATGGGCATGATTTTGCCTAAGGGCTATGATAAGCAGGCGGAACACCCTATCGGCACTGGTCCTTATAAGTTTGTTTCATATACCCCTGGGCAAAAAATAGTCTTGGCCAAAAATGAGGCTTATTTTGATCAGACCAGGGCGGCTAAGATCCCCAAGGTGGAAATCCATGTCATCCATGATCAAGCGACAGTAATTTCCGCTTTACAATCCGGTCAACTTGATTTGGCTCGTTTGATGTCGTTTAACTCTTTAGATGTACTGAATAAAGATTTTAATATCATGAAGTCACCTAGTAATATGGTTCAATTACTGGGCTTGAATAATTCAGTTACACCATTGAATAAACTTGAGGTCAGACAGGCAATAAACTATGCTATTGATAAAAAAGCGGTAATCGATGGAGTGTTTTCTGGCTTTGCGACCGAGCTGCACAGCAATTTCAGTCCTGTAATGAAAGAATACTATAACGAAAGATTGGATGCTTATTATCCTTATGATCCGGAAAAAGCTAAGGACTTGTTACAGAAAGCCGGTTTGTTGAACGGATTTACATTAAATATTAAAGTGCCTTCCAACTATACAATGCACATGGATGCGGCACAGATTATAGCGGAACAACTTAGCGCAGTCGGTATTAAGGCTAAAATTATTCCGGTCGAGTGGGCGACTTGGTTGGAAGAGGTTAATTCAAAAGCCAACTATGAAGCAACGGTTATTTCTCTTACTGGCAAGCTTGACCCAGCAGATGTTCTTGGCCGTTTTTCTACATCATATAAGCGCAATTTCACCAAGTTCAGGAATAAAGAATTTGATGAACTGATTGATAGAGCATCTACCGAATCGGATAACGAAAAGAGAGTGGAGATGTACCGTGAGTGTCAAGAAATTTTGGCCAAAGAGGCCGGCAGTGTATTCATATGCGATCCGAATATTGTGATGGCTGTGCGTAAGGACATTCAAGGCTATAAATTTTATCCGGTCAGTTTCCTTGATTTGGCTGCTATATCTTATGCTGGTAAATAA
- a CDS encoding ABC transporter permease, with translation MNFLIKRLANFILSVFLVALLTFAVFQIIPGDPATAILGIDADPAQIEKIHRDIDWGKPGVERFAKWMGQVLQGDLGESYRFKQPVTKIINEAWKTTAGLAALAILLSLIWGLPLGVLLAYYRKRKFSVPFFALSQIGIAVPSFCMGIFLIIIFCVKLKIFPALGYPGNDVSWLEKLPYLILPALALSFSMGAILVRYLTGGLVKEGDKPYVLTARSKGLSLFKILLRHKFRNALIPLVTILGMVIADLLGGSIIIENVFALPGIGSMIAIAVNSRDLPLIQGLVLYLAILVVSLNFLVDVFYLVIDPRLRRRMRWKSE, from the coding sequence ATGAATTTTCTGATAAAACGATTGGCAAACTTTATTTTGAGTGTGTTTTTGGTAGCCTTGCTAACTTTTGCCGTCTTTCAGATTATCCCCGGGGACCCGGCCACGGCCATATTGGGTATAGATGCGGATCCAGCGCAAATCGAAAAAATTCACCGCGATATAGATTGGGGAAAACCGGGAGTCGAGCGTTTTGCCAAATGGATGGGGCAAGTCCTGCAAGGGGACTTAGGTGAGTCCTATCGGTTTAAACAACCTGTAACCAAAATTATTAATGAGGCTTGGAAAACTACGGCCGGCTTGGCCGCTTTGGCAATTCTCTTATCGTTAATTTGGGGATTGCCTTTAGGGGTTTTGCTAGCTTACTATCGTAAACGTAAGTTTTCGGTGCCTTTTTTTGCTTTATCACAGATAGGCATTGCAGTCCCGTCATTTTGTATGGGAATTTTTTTAATTATTATTTTTTGTGTTAAATTGAAAATTTTTCCGGCTTTGGGCTATCCCGGTAATGATGTCTCGTGGTTGGAAAAGTTACCTTACCTGATTTTACCGGCCTTGGCACTTTCTTTTAGTATGGGAGCGATTTTGGTTCGCTATTTAACCGGCGGTTTGGTCAAAGAAGGCGATAAGCCCTATGTTCTGACAGCTCGTAGTAAAGGTTTGAGCCTGTTTAAGATCCTCCTGAGACATAAATTTAGAAATGCGCTGATTCCGTTGGTTACTATTTTGGGTATGGTAATTGCCGATTTACTGGGCGGAAGCATAATTATTGAAAATGTTTTTGCTTTGCCGGGAATTGGCAGTATGATTGCAATTGCCGTAAACAGCCGAGATTTGCCTTTAATTCAGGGCCTTGTTTTATATCTGGCGATTCTGGTCGTAAGTTTGAATTTTTTGGTGGATGTGTTTTATCTTGTTATCGATCCGCGATTAAGGCGGCGAATGAGGTGGAAGAGTGAATGA
- a CDS encoding ABC transporter permease — translation MNDLIISYRKLRHNRLLFAGIILLALLIAPVVVVLVYQPYSPTAIDIARRFQLPSWQHWLGTDNLGRDIAVRIFFGARFSLLISFLSLIIGGSIGIALGAFSGYYQGKIDTFISKFTEVQMAFPGVLLALMLLAVFGIGTLNTVVALSLMAIPRFTRISRSGFFKYRGSEFVRSAMVRGLSDWRIIWWHILPNLRYELLVTFSLTLATTIMSEAGLSYIGLGLQPPLPSMGRMLSDAQQNIFAAPHYILSVSGYLSLLIIGFTLLGEGLQQVNKYE, via the coding sequence GTGAATGATTTAATCATATCATATCGCAAACTGAGGCATAATCGCCTCTTATTCGCCGGGATTATTTTACTTGCATTGTTAATTGCTCCCGTGGTGGTGGTGCTAGTTTATCAGCCCTATTCTCCTACGGCGATTGACATTGCCAGACGCTTCCAGTTGCCGTCTTGGCAACATTGGTTAGGAACCGATAATTTAGGAAGAGACATAGCTGTGCGTATCTTTTTCGGTGCCAGATTTTCTTTACTGATAAGCTTTTTATCACTGATAATTGGTGGTAGTATTGGAATAGCTTTGGGTGCTTTTTCCGGCTATTATCAAGGGAAAATAGACACTTTTATCAGTAAGTTTACCGAGGTCCAGATGGCTTTCCCTGGTGTATTGTTAGCACTTATGCTGTTGGCAGTTTTCGGTATAGGTACGCTTAATACCGTTGTTGCGTTAAGTTTGATGGCGATACCGCGTTTTACTCGTATAAGCCGGAGTGGATTCTTTAAATACCGCGGCTCAGAATTTGTACGGTCGGCTATGGTACGTGGGCTAAGTGATTGGAGAATAATTTGGTGGCATATTTTGCCTAATTTAAGGTATGAGTTGCTGGTTACTTTCAGCTTAACTTTGGCTACCACAATCATGAGTGAAGCGGGACTAAGCTATATTGGCCTGGGATTGCAACCTCCTTTGCCGAGTATGGGCAGAATGCTAAGTGATGCGCAGCAAAATATTTTTGCCGCCCCACACTATATTTTATCGGTAAGCGGATATTTATCTTTGCTGATAATTGGGTTTACTCTGCTGGGGGAAGGCTTGCAACAGGTGAATAAGTATGAATGA
- a CDS encoding ABC transporter ATP-binding protein encodes MNDISVGAKTFGNQDCKHDPSYEVLKLEDFGIDFYLHGRVHPAVRHLNLSIHAGEIVGLVGESSCGKTVTAKACIGLLPDTAKVTRGKLLIDGKEMSTADERKWNKLRGKDVAMIFQDPLSALNPLHKIGKQVAENIKERMSRSERKNRTMAMLKEVGLPDVESIYQAYPFQLSGGMRQRVVIALALINNPSLLLADEPTTALDVTTQAQILQLLYSLSHKHNTSVLFISHDLGLINQFCRRVYVMYSGVIVEDGMVASVLQKPLHPYTKAMLASLPTIAKRHVDLPTIPGMMLPLEERATQLCPFVNRCLVAESVCSSVYPHYHQAPSTDNSGDIHRYLCHIQGGKP; translated from the coding sequence ATGAATGATATATCCGTTGGTGCTAAAACGTTTGGCAATCAAGATTGTAAACATGATCCAAGTTATGAAGTGCTCAAACTGGAGGATTTCGGCATAGATTTTTATTTGCACGGACGAGTACATCCTGCTGTAAGACATCTGAATTTATCTATTCATGCCGGCGAAATAGTTGGTTTGGTAGGTGAATCTTCGTGCGGTAAAACTGTAACGGCTAAAGCTTGTATCGGATTGTTGCCGGACACTGCTAAGGTAACACGCGGTAAACTTCTGATTGACGGTAAGGAAATGTCAACGGCTGATGAGAGAAAGTGGAACAAACTGCGTGGCAAAGACGTGGCCATGATCTTTCAAGATCCTTTAAGTGCCCTGAATCCGCTGCATAAGATCGGCAAGCAGGTGGCCGAAAATATTAAAGAACGGATGAGCCGTTCTGAGCGTAAAAATCGTACCATGGCTATGTTGAAGGAAGTGGGATTACCTGATGTCGAATCTATTTATCAGGCTTATCCGTTTCAACTTTCTGGTGGAATGCGGCAAAGAGTGGTTATAGCCTTGGCCCTGATTAATAACCCGTCTTTATTACTGGCCGATGAACCGACCACGGCCTTGGATGTAACTACTCAAGCTCAGATACTGCAACTGTTATACAGCTTAAGTCATAAGCATAACACTTCGGTCTTGTTTATTTCACACGACTTAGGCTTGATCAATCAATTTTGCCGACGAGTGTATGTTATGTATTCAGGTGTTATTGTTGAAGATGGTATGGTTGCTAGCGTTTTGCAAAAGCCGTTGCATCCATATACGAAAGCGATGCTGGCTTCACTTCCGACTATTGCTAAACGTCACGTTGATTTGCCGACTATTCCGGGCATGATGCTGCCACTAGAAGAACGCGCTACACAGTTATGTCCTTTTGTCAATCGCTGTCTTGTGGCCGAGTCTGTTTGTTCCTCTGTTTATCCGCATTATCATCAGGCACCTAGTACGGATAATTCGGGTGATATCCATCGTTATTTATGTCATATTCAAGGGGGAAAACCATGA
- a CDS encoding ABC transporter ATP-binding protein yields the protein MKPALEVLHVTKSFCRPNRGNVVAVDDVTLKIEAGTSCGLVGESGCGKSTLANIIMGLAKPDKGTVFVNGCRVQGSRQAKQKLLYRQIQLVAQDPHAALNPVRTIGWHFHEVLVHARHIREPELCEKEIERLLTCVGLNNTILGRLPHQLSGGQKQRICIGLALSLQPQYLICDEAVSSLDVSIQAQILNLLRQLQREMNLTYLFISHDLNVVTYLCDYIYVMQGGKIVEAGLTEKIINSPREPYTKNLFAAARLAHQ from the coding sequence ATGAAACCGGCTCTGGAAGTGCTGCATGTTACGAAGTCATTTTGTCGGCCAAATCGAGGTAACGTAGTTGCTGTCGATGATGTAACCTTAAAAATTGAGGCTGGCACCAGCTGTGGTTTGGTGGGAGAGTCAGGCTGTGGCAAAAGCACTTTGGCCAATATCATAATGGGGTTGGCCAAACCTGATAAAGGTACGGTTTTTGTTAACGGTTGCCGGGTACAGGGCAGCAGGCAGGCTAAACAAAAGCTGCTTTACCGTCAAATACAACTCGTCGCTCAGGACCCTCACGCGGCTTTGAATCCGGTTCGTACCATAGGGTGGCATTTTCATGAGGTCTTGGTTCACGCCCGTCACATACGTGAACCTGAGCTTTGTGAAAAAGAAATTGAGCGCCTTCTGACTTGTGTAGGATTAAACAATACAATTTTGGGACGTCTGCCGCATCAGCTTTCTGGTGGACAAAAACAGCGCATTTGCATCGGTCTGGCCTTGAGCTTGCAGCCTCAATACCTGATTTGTGACGAGGCAGTTTCGTCGCTGGATGTTTCAATTCAGGCACAAATCCTTAACCTTTTGCGGCAGCTGCAACGTGAAATGAACTTGACTTATTTGTTTATTTCACATGATTTGAATGTGGTAACTTATTTGTGTGATTATATTTATGTTATGCAGGGAGGCAAAATTGTCGAGGCGGGTTTAACGGAAAAGATTATTAATTCTCCACGTGAACCATACACTAAAAATTTATTTGCAGCTGCGAGATTGGCTCATCAATGA
- the gpmA gene encoding 2,3-diphosphoglycerate-dependent phosphoglycerate mutase, translating into MYKLVLIRHGESEWNKLNLFTGWTDVDLSQKGHEEAIEGGRILKEAGYDFDICYTSYLKRAIHTLNHVLESMDREWLPVVKSWKLNERHYGALQGLNKAETAAKFGEAQVKIWRRSFNITPPALDENDERSPRLQEQYRDEPDKSVLPLTESLETTIARAVPYFNEEIKPQILAGKRVVIVAHGNSLRALVKYFENMDDDSIIGVNIPTGVPLVYEFDDGFKFVKKYYLGDQAAIAAKMASVANQGKAK; encoded by the coding sequence ATGTACAAACTGGTATTGATTCGCCATGGCGAGAGTGAGTGGAACAAGCTGAACCTTTTCACGGGATGGACAGATGTTGATCTGTCGCAAAAAGGCCACGAAGAAGCCATAGAAGGTGGCAGAATTCTTAAGGAAGCAGGATATGACTTTGATATTTGCTACACTTCCTACCTCAAACGGGCTATTCATACATTGAACCATGTCTTAGAGAGCATGGATCGTGAGTGGTTGCCGGTTGTGAAATCATGGAAATTAAACGAACGTCATTACGGCGCTCTACAAGGCCTAAACAAAGCTGAAACGGCCGCCAAGTTCGGTGAAGCACAAGTTAAGATTTGGCGTCGGTCATTCAACATTACTCCTCCGGCGCTGGATGAAAATGATGAACGTTCACCGCGCTTACAGGAGCAATATCGTGATGAGCCGGATAAAAGTGTTTTGCCGTTGACAGAATCACTCGAAACAACTATTGCTCGTGCAGTGCCCTATTTTAATGAAGAAATTAAACCGCAAATTTTAGCTGGTAAGCGAGTCGTAATTGTTGCCCACGGCAATTCTTTGCGTGCTTTGGTAAAGTATTTTGAAAACATGGATGATGATTCTATTATCGGTGTTAACATTCCTACGGGTGTACCGCTGGTTTATGAGTTCGATGATGGGTTTAAATTTGTGAAAAAGTACTATTTAGGTGATCAAGCTGCTATAGCAGCCAAAATGGCCTCGGTAGCTAATCAAGGCAAGGCTAAATAG
- a CDS encoding PadR family transcriptional regulator — protein sequence MYYSVSAQLIECMILAVLQKEDSYGYDISRPVKRVANINESTLYPILKRLEGGGFLSTYEKEIQGRRRKYYHLTTSGEARLKFLRDEWINYRDLLNIVIMEGKKDE from the coding sequence TTGTATTATAGTGTTTCAGCCCAACTGATTGAATGTATGATTTTGGCCGTTTTGCAAAAGGAAGACTCTTATGGCTATGATATCAGCCGTCCCGTGAAACGAGTGGCCAATATTAACGAATCTACGCTTTATCCTATTTTGAAACGTTTGGAGGGCGGCGGCTTTTTGTCAACCTATGAAAAAGAAATTCAAGGAAGGCGCCGTAAATATTATCATTTGACGACATCCGGCGAAGCAAGATTGAAATTTTTGCGTGATGAATGGATAAATTATCGAGATTTGCTGAATATTGTAATAATGGAGGGTAAAAAAGATGAATAG
- a CDS encoding DUF1700 domain-containing protein, giving the protein MNRQEYMAELAKYLRKLPADDYQDALNYFEEGFDAVGPEGEAERIRELGEPRDAAWDILSKLLKEDLDAHEQSNEQSNEQTINHNMAGEANYSTKNLKKNKKLKWILIALLCIMAAPVGIPVVIMFFSILLVAVILFFTFFLLLLSLGVALFAVTGKLFWYGLLSIGSATVPEILLIVGLGLCGLGLAILLVNLLFKFCRWSVYRLKRFCINFMSKVRRKIL; this is encoded by the coding sequence ATGAATAGGCAAGAATATATGGCTGAATTAGCCAAATATTTAAGGAAACTCCCGGCGGATGACTATCAGGACGCGCTCAACTATTTTGAGGAGGGTTTTGATGCGGTTGGCCCGGAAGGGGAGGCTGAGCGGATTAGAGAGTTGGGTGAGCCGCGCGATGCAGCTTGGGACATTTTGAGCAAGTTGCTCAAGGAAGACCTTGACGCCCATGAGCAAAGCAATGAGCAAAGCAATGAGCAAACCATTAACCATAATATGGCTGGGGAAGCAAATTACTCCACCAAAAATTTGAAGAAAAACAAAAAATTAAAATGGATTTTGATAGCCCTTCTTTGCATAATGGCTGCACCTGTAGGTATCCCGGTGGTGATTATGTTTTTTAGTATATTGTTGGTAGCGGTCATTCTTTTCTTTACTTTTTTTCTGCTTTTACTTAGTCTTGGTGTAGCATTATTTGCCGTAACTGGTAAGCTCTTTTGGTATGGCTTACTGTCGATCGGCAGTGCTACTGTTCCGGAAATACTTCTAATTGTAGGCTTGGGTCTTTGCGGTTTAGGCTTGGCGATTTTACTGGTTAATTTACTGTTTAAATTTTGTCGTTGGTCAGTATATAGGTTAAAAAGATTTTGTATTAATTTTATGAGTAAAGTGAGGAGAAAAATACTATGA
- a CDS encoding DUF4097 family beta strand repeat-containing protein gives MNRLKKLNVAVIASILVACGLTLAFIGIFNGGLTLLRNIYIPRILDINIGPDKKQFEMTVGVVEPFTTELEPYSELKIDSDFSTVELRPSADAKFRLTYDGKKDFLHYKLTGKMLEVSEVTDETHIRPFYHRRRKGSMLILEIPQGYLDKIDLHVDLGKLMINNIKTNCLIASAAMGEITFKNLEVNDSMDVDVNLGKISGSMVRAVDKVYDIKSNADLGKIYVDKAFINATTENTGSAAAAVDSSKGEGKVEDMFSSKGKMVRIKLSANLGSINVEAVYKKPEQPN, from the coding sequence ATGAACCGATTGAAAAAATTAAATGTTGCGGTTATAGCCTCGATTTTGGTGGCTTGCGGTTTGACCTTAGCCTTTATCGGTATTTTTAACGGGGGTCTTACTTTGCTTCGTAATATTTATATCCCTAGAATATTGGATATAAATATTGGACCTGACAAGAAACAGTTTGAAATGACAGTTGGAGTAGTGGAGCCGTTTACAACTGAGTTAGAGCCATATTCTGAATTGAAGATAGATTCTGATTTCTCCACAGTTGAGCTCAGGCCTTCTGCTGATGCGAAATTTCGCTTGACATATGATGGTAAAAAAGATTTTTTACACTATAAATTAACTGGGAAAATGTTGGAAGTGTCTGAAGTTACTGATGAAACACATATTAGACCGTTTTACCATAGGCGTAGGAAGGGCAGTATGCTCATTTTGGAAATACCGCAAGGCTATTTGGACAAAATTGATTTGCATGTGGATTTAGGCAAATTAATGATTAATAATATTAAAACTAATTGTTTAATCGCTTCTGCCGCTATGGGTGAGATAACTTTTAAAAATTTAGAGGTTAATGATTCCATGGATGTGGATGTAAACTTGGGTAAAATTTCTGGAAGCATGGTTCGGGCGGTTGATAAAGTTTATGATATAAAGAGTAACGCTGATTTGGGGAAAATTTATGTCGACAAAGCGTTTATAAACGCAACTACTGAAAATACAGGTTCTGCCGCTGCAGCGGTTGATTCGTCGAAGGGTGAGGGAAAAGTCGAAGACATGTTTTCGTCGAAAGGGAAAATGGTACGGATTAAATTGAGCGCGAATTTGGGTAGTATAAATGTTGAAGCCGTCTATAAAAAACCGGAGCAGCCAAATTAA
- a CDS encoding dicarboxylate/amino acid:cation symporter: MFKKLFEKLIFQLIIAIILGVLLGKLANAPVISVVNAVKGILSQLINFCVPLIILGFVTPAIISLKENAGKVLTLTLIICYLSSIGAAFLSTFAGYSIIPHLNIISDLSNTTALPPAVFKLDINPIIPVITALVSSIMFGIAALKTEAPAFSKFFRELNQIVLFIVEKFVVRILPIFILSTFATLTYEGNIINNFPVFIKVIIIVMIGHFIWMTFMYSLAGGISRTNPLKVVRNYFPAYMTAVGTMSSAATLSVALQCASKAPTLDPKIRDFAIPLCSNTHLCGSVLTETFFVMTVSKILYGQMPSLVSMVTFCLLLGIFAVAAPGVPGGTVVASLGLITSVLGFDDAGTALMLSIFALQDSFGTACNVTTDGAIALMVTGFMKKVPGQNGNPPLKITPEA, from the coding sequence ATGTTCAAAAAACTTTTTGAAAAATTAATTTTTCAACTTATTATTGCCATCATTTTAGGCGTATTACTGGGCAAATTAGCCAATGCTCCGGTGATAAGCGTGGTCAATGCCGTCAAAGGTATTCTCAGTCAGCTGATTAACTTTTGCGTACCTTTGATCATTCTCGGGTTTGTTACCCCCGCTATTATTTCTCTCAAAGAAAATGCCGGTAAGGTACTGACCTTAACCCTGATTATCTGCTACCTTTCCTCGATCGGCGCCGCTTTCTTATCGACTTTTGCCGGCTATTCGATCATACCGCATTTGAATATTATTTCCGACCTTAGTAACACTACCGCCCTGCCCCCGGCAGTGTTCAAACTGGACATCAACCCGATCATACCGGTAATCACGGCTCTAGTCTCCTCGATCATGTTCGGCATTGCCGCACTGAAAACCGAAGCACCGGCTTTTAGCAAATTTTTCCGTGAATTAAATCAGATTGTCCTTTTCATAGTCGAAAAATTCGTTGTGCGCATTTTGCCTATTTTCATTTTAAGTACATTTGCGACATTAACCTACGAGGGCAATATTATTAATAATTTCCCCGTCTTTATAAAAGTCATCATTATAGTCATGATCGGTCACTTTATTTGGATGACCTTTATGTACAGCTTGGCCGGTGGTATTTCACGTACCAACCCACTCAAGGTAGTGAGAAATTATTTTCCAGCCTATATGACCGCCGTCGGTACGATGAGCTCAGCAGCCACTTTGTCGGTAGCCCTGCAATGTGCAAGCAAAGCCCCTACGTTGGATCCAAAAATACGCGACTTCGCTATTCCGCTCTGCTCCAACACCCACCTTTGCGGTTCAGTACTGACAGAAACTTTTTTTGTTATGACAGTATCGAAAATTCTCTACGGACAAATGCCTTCTCTGGTTTCAATGGTCACTTTCTGCCTCTTACTTGGCATTTTCGCGGTAGCTGCCCCAGGCGTTCCCGGCGGGACAGTCGTTGCTTCACTAGGCTTAATAACCTCAGTTTTAGGGTTTGATGACGCCGGCACCGCTCTCATGCTGTCAATTTTTGCCTTACAGGATAGCTTTGGGACCGCCTGCAACGTAACAACCGACGGCGCTATTGCTCTTATGGTTACTGGATTTATGAAGAAAGTTCCGGGACAGAACGGAAATCCTCCGCTCAAAATTACGCCGGAAGCTTAG
- a CDS encoding serine hydrolase, with translation MSKQTFHYKNVYTERTKFRLLYVAVALVCAIVAAILIWQRKDFQSVFSADKAHVPTKQINVATAGSKPPADLAANLSDDISSDFKLPDWSKPDQSKPAQKFASEYENYPYSSQAGLPSVPAPVVQNSTTDEITYSAATIAPLAKEIKTLSNKYNINLNNLSLVWQSVSDQKLSLQINPDYARTAASTIKLPLALILLDQIAEGEFSLQTVLTYESDDYEGGSGTLQYSPIGGHYSLKQLLDFLIVESDNVAARMLMRWLHTYTGHQAMPLIQHTYGLPDNIGVNMATAAAMSKVMLQLITNPKHNKYYDLLRDRMNSRQAVTFIGRLYPDNFEFCHKYGYYNSTYSEVAYIGAKNPFIMSVYLQAGNSDEKNITDFLADLGNICLNYAISLKAS, from the coding sequence TTGTCCAAGCAAACATTTCACTACAAAAATGTTTATACTGAGCGAACAAAGTTTCGGCTGCTGTACGTAGCTGTGGCCTTGGTCTGCGCGATTGTTGCCGCCATACTTATTTGGCAAAGAAAAGACTTCCAATCCGTTTTTTCGGCTGACAAGGCACACGTTCCGACAAAGCAAATTAACGTTGCCACAGCCGGTTCAAAGCCGCCTGCCGACTTGGCCGCCAATTTATCTGACGACATATCCTCTGACTTTAAGCTACCTGACTGGTCAAAGCCCGATCAAAGCAAGCCCGCTCAAAAATTTGCTTCGGAGTACGAAAATTATCCTTACTCAAGCCAAGCAGGGCTGCCGAGCGTTCCCGCGCCCGTCGTTCAAAATTCAACCACTGACGAAATAACTTATTCCGCTGCCACTATAGCGCCTTTAGCTAAAGAAATTAAGACGTTGTCTAATAAATATAATATAAATTTAAACAACTTAAGCTTGGTATGGCAAAGTGTCAGCGATCAAAAGCTTAGTTTACAAATCAATCCGGATTATGCCCGTACAGCCGCCAGCACAATAAAACTTCCCTTAGCTTTAATCTTGCTTGATCAAATTGCCGAAGGAGAATTCAGTCTTCAAACCGTGCTGACATATGAATCTGATGACTATGAAGGAGGCAGCGGCACGTTGCAATATTCGCCTATAGGAGGCCATTACAGCCTGAAGCAGCTTTTAGACTTTCTTATTGTTGAAAGCGATAATGTGGCGGCCCGCATGCTGATGCGTTGGCTGCACACCTACACCGGACATCAAGCCATGCCCCTTATCCAGCACACTTACGGTCTGCCTGACAACATAGGGGTTAATATGGCTACAGCCGCCGCCATGAGCAAAGTCATGTTACAACTGATTACCAATCCGAAGCATAATAAGTACTACGATCTGTTGCGTGACCGAATGAACAGTCGCCAAGCAGTAACCTTCATAGGCCGTCTTTATCCTGACAATTTCGAATTCTGCCACAAATACGGCTACTATAACTCCACTTATTCCGAAGTAGCATATATCGGTGCCAAAAATCCATTTATTATGAGTGTTTATCTCCAAGCAGGGAATTCGGATGAAAAAAACATCACCGATTTTTTAGCAGATCTGGGCAATATTTGCTTAAATTATGCAATATCACTTAAAGCTTCTTGA